Proteins found in one Vespula pensylvanica isolate Volc-1 chromosome 10, ASM1446617v1, whole genome shotgun sequence genomic segment:
- the LOC122632580 gene encoding cGMP-dependent protein kinase, isozyme 2 forms cD4/T1/T3A/T3B isoform X3, which yields MEKLDDLQMIINITCETLKRLSSNIEEIKTILMTKDEQIKTLTEEVEIYKSVADLIHKAMRKRRKKIGISAEPVKSDLLIRRINKDIRSRILIKEAILANDFMKHLSMAQIEEIVDCMFPIAFERGSTIVREGDVGSTVFVLDEGKVEVSRDGKYLSNLTPGKVLGELAILYNCKRTATITAAVDCRLWAIDRQSFQTIMMRTGLTKQAEYTDFLKSVPIFKNLPDEALTKITDVLEETTYNNGDYIVRQGARGDTFFIISKGQVRVTMKQKDSIEDKFIRTLRRGDFFGEKALQGDDLRTANIIANDVDGVTCLVIDRETFNQLISPLDEIRKKYEDELVERRRLDEEFRHVQLHHLRRIATLGVGGFGRVELVQIGDDSSQAFALKQMKKAQIVETRQQQHIMSEKRIMNETNCDFIVKLYKTFKDDKYLYMLMEVCLGGELWTVLRDRGHFDDPTTRFYTACVVEAFDYLHSRNIIYRDLKPENLLLDNEGYVKVVDFGFAKRLDHGKKTWTFCGTPEYVAPEVILNRGHDISADYWSLGVLMFELLTGAPPFTGSDPMKTYNIILKGIDTIDFPKIITRNASVLIKKLCRDNPAERLGHQKGGISEIQKHKWFDGFNWEGLRLRTLDPPIRPRIRAPIDTSNFDEYPPDNDPAPPDDLSGWDADF from the exons ATGGAGAAGTTGGACGATCTACAAATGATTATCAATATTACGTGTGAAACGCTTAAGCGTCTTTCAagtaatatcgaagaaattaaaactatTCTAATGACTAAAGATGAACAAATTAAAACACTAACTGAAGaagttgaaatatataaatcagtAGCGGATCTGATACACAAGgcgatgagaaaaagaagaaaaaaaattggaatatcCGCTGAACCTGTTAAGAGCGATCTATTAATAAGAAGAATTAATAAGGATATAAG ATCCAGGATTCTTATCAAAGAGGCAATTCTAGCGAATGACTTCATGAAGCATCTGAGCATGGCGCAAATTGAAGAAATAGTTGATTGTATGTTCCCCATTGCCTTTGAACGTGGTTCCACCATAGTACGTGAAGGAGATGTCGGCTCGACTGTATTTGTCTTAGACG agGGTAAAGTTGAAGTATCGAGGGACGGCAAGTACCTAAGCAATTTGACGCCAGGCAAGGTTCTTGGTGAATTAGCAATCCTTTACAATTGCAAAAGGACAGCAACGATAACTGCTGCAGTTGATTGTAGACTATGGGCCATAGATCGACAAAGTTTTCAAACTATTATGATGAGGACAGGCCTCACAAAACAAGCAGAATATACCGACTTCTTAAAgag tgtacctattttcaagaatttacCTGACGAAGctttaacaaaaattactGACGTTTTAGAAGAA aCTACCTATAACAATGGTGATTATATAGTTAGACAAGGTGCCAGGGGTGatactttctttattattagtaaAGGACAAGTACGTGTTACTATGAAGCAAAAGGATTCGatagaagataaatttattagaacATTACGTCGTGGTGATTTCTTCGGTGAAAAAGCTTTGCAAGG tgaCGACCTGAGGACTGCTAACATCATCGCAAACGATGTCGATGGTGTCACTTGTTTAGTCATAGATCGTGAAACTTTCAATCAATTAATCTCTCCTTTGGACGAGATACGGAAGAAATACGAAGATGAACTCGTGGAACGACGAAG ATTGGACGAGGAGTTCCGACACGTTCAATTGCACCATCTACGACGGATCGCTACCCTCGGTGTTGGTGGCTTTGGCCGTGTCGAATTAGTTCAAATTGGTGATGACAGTTCTCAAGCATTTGCGTTAAAACAGATGAAAAAGGCACAGATAGTCGAAACGAGGCAGCAACAACATATAATGTCGGAAAAACGTATCATGAATGAAACTAATTGTGACTTTATCGTCAAGTTATACAAAACGTTCAAAGACGACAAGTATTTGTATATGTTAATGGAGGTATGTCTAGGAGGAGAACTATGGACTGTTCTCAGAGACAGAGGACATTTCGATGATCCCACTACAAGATTTTATACTGCTTGTGTCGTCGAAGCTTTCGATTATTTACATTCacgaaatatcatttatcGTGATCTCAAGCCGGAGAATCTTCTATTGGATAACGAAgg TTACGTTAAAGTCGTGGACTTTGGATTTGCCAAGAGATTGGATCATGGAAAAAAGACATGGACATTCTGCGGTACGCCAGAATATGTCGCACCGGAAGTTATTCTCAATAGAGGCCACGACATAAGCGCCGACTATTGGTCCCTCGGTGTCCTTATGTTTGAACTTCTCACTGGAGCGCCGCCATTCACCGGTTCTGATCCAATGAAAacatataacattattttaaaaggCATCGATACCATCGACTTTCCGAAGATCATAACACGTAACGCTTCTGTCTTGATTAAAAAACTTTGCAG GGACAATCCGGCGGAACGGCTTGGCCATCAGAAAGGAGGCATTAGCGAAATACAAAAGCACAA atggTTCGACGGCTTCAATTGGGAAGGCCTACGACTACGTACACTAGATCCACCAATAAGACCTCGTATACGTGCTCCTATCGATACTTCTAATTTCGACGAATACCCACCAGACAACGATCCAGCGCCTCCAGACGATCTATCCGGATGGGACgctgatttttaa
- the LOC122632580 gene encoding cGMP-dependent protein kinase, isozyme 2 forms cD5/T2 isoform X2 encodes MKVRSYPGRAVLEDPELLLDPDATRGRAMELLYEASWRECGINWTNDSRSNKVVSRERDELECREPYAEVISQLEGVLEGSPNSGGGGGVSGVSGVTGSGGDIDDVGGDDGAEDSRGSSSPRECGRSRRSSSTDTTASSTDSSETNQAVVGNGQSGFLIPRPRLIVPVHTYARRRRTGAPQPIRRRQIRQEGKVEVSRDGKYLSNLTPGKVLGELAILYNCKRTATITAAVDCRLWAIDRQSFQTIMMRTGLTKQAEYTDFLKSVPIFKNLPDEALTKITDVLEETTYNNGDYIVRQGARGDTFFIISKGQVRVTMKQKDSIEDKFIRTLRRGDFFGEKALQGDDLRTANIIANDVDGVTCLVIDRETFNQLISPLDEIRKKYEDELVERRRLDEEFRHVQLHHLRRIATLGVGGFGRVELVQIGDDSSQAFALKQMKKAQIVETRQQQHIMSEKRIMNETNCDFIVKLYKTFKDDKYLYMLMEVCLGGELWTVLRDRGHFDDPTTRFYTACVVEAFDYLHSRNIIYRDLKPENLLLDNEGYVKVVDFGFAKRLDHGKKTWTFCGTPEYVAPEVILNRGHDISADYWSLGVLMFELLTGAPPFTGSDPMKTYNIILKGIDTIDFPKIITRNASVLIKKLCRDNPAERLGHQKGGISEIQKHKWFDGFNWEGLRLRTLDPPIRPRIRAPIDTSNFDEYPPDNDPAPPDDLSGWDADF; translated from the exons ATGAAAGTCCGAAGTTATCCTGGTCGGGCCGTATTGGAAGACCCGGAACTTCTATTGGACCCGGACGCGACACGAGGTCGTGCGATGGAGTTACTTTACGAGGCCAGTTGGAGAGAATGTGGCATCAACTGGACAAACGACAGTAGGAGCAACAAGGTGGTGTCTCGTGAACGGGACGAACTGGAATGCCGAGAACCGTACGCCGAGGTGATCTCACAATTGGAAGGAGTACTGGAGGGTAGTCCtaatagtggtggtggtggtggtgttagTGGTGTTAGTGGTGTTactggtagtggtggtgataTTGACGATGTAGGTGGTGACGATGGTGCCGAAGATTCTAGAGGTTCTTCCAGTCCAAGAGAATGTGGGAGATCTAGGAGATCTAGCAGCACTGATACCACAGCTAGTAGTACCGATTCATCCGAAACGAATCAGGCTGTTGTTGGCAATGGCCAAAGCGGATTTCTCATTCCAAGACCGAGACTCATCGTACCGGTTCACACCTACGCTAGGAGACGACGAACCGGGGCTCCGCAACCTATCAGAAGACGGCAAATACGCCAAG agGGTAAAGTTGAAGTATCGAGGGACGGCAAGTACCTAAGCAATTTGACGCCAGGCAAGGTTCTTGGTGAATTAGCAATCCTTTACAATTGCAAAAGGACAGCAACGATAACTGCTGCAGTTGATTGTAGACTATGGGCCATAGATCGACAAAGTTTTCAAACTATTATGATGAGGACAGGCCTCACAAAACAAGCAGAATATACCGACTTCTTAAAgag tgtacctattttcaagaatttacCTGACGAAGctttaacaaaaattactGACGTTTTAGAAGAA aCTACCTATAACAATGGTGATTATATAGTTAGACAAGGTGCCAGGGGTGatactttctttattattagtaaAGGACAAGTACGTGTTACTATGAAGCAAAAGGATTCGatagaagataaatttattagaacATTACGTCGTGGTGATTTCTTCGGTGAAAAAGCTTTGCAAGG tgaCGACCTGAGGACTGCTAACATCATCGCAAACGATGTCGATGGTGTCACTTGTTTAGTCATAGATCGTGAAACTTTCAATCAATTAATCTCTCCTTTGGACGAGATACGGAAGAAATACGAAGATGAACTCGTGGAACGACGAAG ATTGGACGAGGAGTTCCGACACGTTCAATTGCACCATCTACGACGGATCGCTACCCTCGGTGTTGGTGGCTTTGGCCGTGTCGAATTAGTTCAAATTGGTGATGACAGTTCTCAAGCATTTGCGTTAAAACAGATGAAAAAGGCACAGATAGTCGAAACGAGGCAGCAACAACATATAATGTCGGAAAAACGTATCATGAATGAAACTAATTGTGACTTTATCGTCAAGTTATACAAAACGTTCAAAGACGACAAGTATTTGTATATGTTAATGGAGGTATGTCTAGGAGGAGAACTATGGACTGTTCTCAGAGACAGAGGACATTTCGATGATCCCACTACAAGATTTTATACTGCTTGTGTCGTCGAAGCTTTCGATTATTTACATTCacgaaatatcatttatcGTGATCTCAAGCCGGAGAATCTTCTATTGGATAACGAAgg TTACGTTAAAGTCGTGGACTTTGGATTTGCCAAGAGATTGGATCATGGAAAAAAGACATGGACATTCTGCGGTACGCCAGAATATGTCGCACCGGAAGTTATTCTCAATAGAGGCCACGACATAAGCGCCGACTATTGGTCCCTCGGTGTCCTTATGTTTGAACTTCTCACTGGAGCGCCGCCATTCACCGGTTCTGATCCAATGAAAacatataacattattttaaaaggCATCGATACCATCGACTTTCCGAAGATCATAACACGTAACGCTTCTGTCTTGATTAAAAAACTTTGCAG GGACAATCCGGCGGAACGGCTTGGCCATCAGAAAGGAGGCATTAGCGAAATACAAAAGCACAA atggTTCGACGGCTTCAATTGGGAAGGCCTACGACTACGTACACTAGATCCACCAATAAGACCTCGTATACGTGCTCCTATCGATACTTCTAATTTCGACGAATACCCACCAGACAACGATCCAGCGCCTCCAGACGATCTATCCGGATGGGACgctgatttttaa